In Mixta intestinalis, the following are encoded in one genomic region:
- the degS gene encoding outer membrane-stress sensor serine endopeptidase DegS, with product MFLKLLRSVVLGLIVAGILLAVMPALRIGSGLLSEPENSAAQTPFSFNQGVRRAVPAVVNVYNRSASSSNGRGITTLGSGVIMNNKGYILTNRHVINGADQIIVALQDGRFFEAMLVGSDSLTDLAVLKITAANLPVIPINPKRVAHVGDIVMAIGNPYNLGQTVTQGIISATGRIGLSPSGRQNFLQTDASINRGNSGGALINSLGELMGINTLSFDKSNDGETPEGIGFAIPTALATRIMDKLIRDGRVIRGYIGITGREVPPLHGQNAGIDRIQGIVVNNVAPDGPAAKAGIQANDLIVSVNGKPAVSAQETMDQVAEIRPGSVIDVQVIRNDNRLTLPVTIQEYPAAN from the coding sequence ATGTTTCTTAAACTCTTGCGTTCGGTAGTTCTGGGGCTGATCGTCGCAGGTATTTTACTGGCGGTGATGCCTGCATTGCGTATTGGCAGCGGCCTGCTTTCCGAACCGGAAAACAGTGCGGCTCAAACGCCATTCAGCTTCAATCAGGGCGTGCGCCGCGCCGTTCCGGCAGTGGTTAACGTCTATAATCGCAGCGCGTCCAGCAGCAATGGGCGAGGCATCACTACGCTCGGTTCCGGCGTTATTATGAATAACAAAGGCTATATTCTGACCAACCGCCATGTTATCAATGGTGCCGATCAGATTATCGTTGCGTTACAGGATGGACGTTTTTTTGAAGCAATGCTGGTAGGTTCTGACAGCCTGACCGATTTGGCAGTGTTGAAGATCACCGCGGCCAATCTGCCGGTCATCCCCATCAATCCTAAGCGCGTGGCCCACGTTGGCGATATCGTGATGGCCATCGGCAACCCTTACAATCTTGGTCAAACCGTAACGCAGGGCATCATCAGCGCTACCGGGCGCATCGGTTTAAGCCCTTCCGGACGCCAGAATTTTTTACAGACCGATGCCTCGATTAACCGCGGCAACTCCGGCGGCGCGTTGATTAATTCGCTGGGAGAGCTGATGGGTATCAATACTCTCTCCTTTGATAAGAGCAACGATGGCGAAACACCGGAAGGTATCGGCTTTGCGATCCCTACCGCGCTCGCTACCCGAATTATGGATAAGCTAATCCGTGACGGACGGGTTATCCGCGGCTATATCGGTATCACCGGACGCGAAGTGCCGCCGCTGCACGGTCAGAATGCAGGCATCGATCGTATTCAGGGAATCGTCGTAAACAACGTTGCGCCGGACGGCCCGGCAGCAAAAGCAGGTATTCAGGCCAACGATTTAATTGTCAGCGTGAATGGCAAACCGGCGGTTTCCGCCCAGGAAACGATGGATCAGGTAGCAGAAATCCGTCCGGGTTCAGTTATTGATGTACAGGTGATTCGTAACGATAACCGTCTGACGCTGCCGGTAACAATTCAGGAATACCCGGCAGCCAACTGA
- the degQ gene encoding serine endoprotease DegQ produces the protein MKKKSLLLSAVALAVGMHLTMAPSAMASLPTQVQDQTLPSLAPMLEKVLPAVVSVHVEGTATEDQAQDLPEPLKRFFGQGQEDAQPQPFEGLGSGVIIDAQKGYVLTNNHVVNGADKISVQLSDGREYDAKLIGRDEQTDIALIQLENAQNLTQIKVADSDRLRVGDFAIAIGNPFGLGQTATSGIISALGRSGLNLEGLENFIQTDAAINRGNSGGALVNLNGELIGINTAILASSGGNIGIGFAIPGNMAIELAKQLIETGEVKRGQLGIKGTEMTAEMARAFNVDAQRGAFVSEVLPHSAAATAGIKAGDIITTVDDKPITSFAELRVKIGTTQPGKAVKIGLLRDGKPVSVTVKLDASARTMSSAELLTMTPALQGASLSDGQLSDGNKGVRVDDVQKGTPAEQVGLQKDDVIIGVNRTRVQSLTEMRKALESKPPFLALNVVRDGESLYLLLR, from the coding sequence ATGAAGAAAAAATCATTATTGTTGAGCGCAGTAGCCCTGGCCGTTGGTATGCATCTGACTATGGCGCCGTCAGCCATGGCATCACTACCGACTCAGGTGCAGGATCAGACGCTACCCAGCCTCGCCCCGATGCTGGAAAAAGTGCTACCTGCCGTGGTCAGCGTACACGTTGAAGGCACCGCGACAGAGGATCAGGCTCAGGATCTGCCTGAACCGTTAAAACGCTTTTTTGGTCAGGGACAGGAGGATGCGCAACCACAGCCGTTTGAGGGGCTGGGTTCCGGGGTGATTATTGACGCACAAAAAGGCTATGTGCTGACCAATAATCACGTGGTGAACGGCGCGGATAAAATCAGCGTACAGCTCAGCGACGGGCGCGAATATGACGCCAAACTCATCGGGCGCGACGAACAAACCGATATTGCGCTGATTCAGCTGGAGAACGCACAGAATCTGACGCAAATTAAGGTGGCCGATTCCGATCGGCTACGCGTAGGCGATTTTGCTATTGCTATCGGTAACCCTTTTGGTCTGGGGCAAACCGCCACTTCCGGCATTATTTCGGCGCTGGGACGCAGCGGCCTGAACCTCGAAGGGCTGGAAAACTTTATTCAAACCGATGCCGCCATCAACCGTGGCAACTCCGGCGGCGCGCTGGTTAACCTGAACGGCGAGCTGATCGGCATTAATACGGCGATACTCGCTTCAAGCGGCGGCAATATCGGCATTGGTTTTGCCATTCCGGGCAATATGGCTATTGAACTGGCTAAGCAACTAATTGAAACCGGCGAAGTAAAACGCGGGCAGTTGGGCATTAAAGGAACGGAAATGACGGCCGAAATGGCGCGTGCTTTTAACGTCGATGCCCAGCGCGGCGCTTTTGTTTCGGAAGTGCTGCCTCACTCGGCGGCGGCAACCGCCGGAATCAAAGCGGGCGATATTATTACCACGGTAGATGATAAACCGATTACCAGCTTTGCCGAACTACGAGTAAAAATCGGCACCACCCAGCCGGGCAAAGCGGTAAAAATTGGCCTGCTGCGCGACGGAAAACCAGTATCGGTTACGGTGAAACTGGACGCCAGCGCCCGGACGATGAGCAGCGCCGAACTGCTAACGATGACGCCTGCACTACAGGGTGCCTCACTGAGCGACGGTCAGCTGTCGGACGGCAATAAAGGTGTCAGGGTTGATGATGTACAGAAGGGAACACCTGCAGAGCAGGTCGGCCTGCAAAAAGATGATGTGATTATTGGCGTCAACCGCACGCGTGTACAGAGCCTGACAGAGATGCGTAAGGCACTGGAGAGCAAACCGCCGTTCCTGGCGCTTAACGTCGTGCGCGATGGTGAAAGTCTCTATCTGCTGCTGCGCTAA
- the zapG gene encoding Z-ring associated protein ZapG, with product MTWEYGLIGLVVGIIIGAVAMRFGNKKLREQRSMQYELEKSKAELADYREELTNHFAQSAELLDNMARDYRQLYQHMAKGSNDLLPNLPGEKNPFAYQLTEAEADNDQAPVQMPRDYSEGASGLLRGERSPRS from the coding sequence ATGACCTGGGAATACGGGCTAATTGGGTTAGTCGTTGGCATTATTATCGGCGCCGTCGCCATGCGGTTTGGCAATAAAAAACTGCGTGAACAGCGCAGCATGCAGTACGAGCTGGAAAAATCTAAGGCAGAGCTGGCGGATTACCGCGAAGAGCTGACCAACCATTTCGCGCAGAGCGCTGAACTGCTGGATAATATGGCTCGCGATTATCGCCAGCTTTACCAGCATATGGCGAAAGGCTCTAATGATCTGCTGCCGAATCTGCCCGGTGAGAAGAATCCGTTCGCTTACCAGCTGACTGAAGCGGAAGCGGATAACGATCAGGCACCGGTGCAAATGCCGCGTGATTATTCAGAAGGCGCATCCGGCCTTCTGCGTGGTGAACGTTCGCCGCGTAGCTGA
- the zapE gene encoding cell division protein ZapE, with amino-acid sequence MQTMSPLARYEQALAQGEYQPDEVQRAAISRLDAIQQALSAETPSTQPGGGWFGKLLGKKKNDARTPVRGLYMWGGVGRGKTWVMDLFFQSIPGERKLRLHFHRFMLRVHEELTALQGESDPLEIVADRFKAQTDVLCFDEFFVSDITDAMLLGTLMEALFARGITLVATSNIPPDELYRNGLQRARFLPAIEQIKQHCEIMNVDAGVDYRLRTLTSAHLWMYPLNAETQQAMTRMFTALAGQEAEEKPVLEINHRQLATQGVAHGVLAIDFATLCGEGRSQHDYIELSHRFHSVLLLDVPVMHARSEDRARRFLALVDEFYERHVKLVVSAEASLFDIYQGERLKFEYQRCLSRLQEMQSEEYLRLKHLS; translated from the coding sequence ATGCAAACGATGTCACCTTTGGCGCGCTATGAGCAGGCGCTCGCGCAAGGCGAGTATCAGCCTGATGAAGTACAGCGCGCCGCTATCAGTCGGTTAGACGCTATCCAGCAGGCGTTGAGCGCCGAAACGCCTTCAACCCAGCCGGGCGGTGGCTGGTTCGGCAAACTGCTCGGCAAGAAAAAAAATGACGCCCGAACGCCGGTACGTGGCCTTTATATGTGGGGCGGCGTAGGGCGTGGAAAGACCTGGGTAATGGACCTGTTTTTTCAGTCTATTCCTGGCGAGCGTAAGCTGCGGCTCCATTTTCACCGTTTTATGTTGCGCGTACACGAAGAGTTAACCGCGCTGCAGGGCGAAAGTGACCCTCTGGAAATCGTCGCAGATCGCTTTAAGGCGCAGACGGATGTGCTCTGCTTTGATGAATTCTTCGTTTCGGATATTACCGATGCAATGCTGTTAGGCACCCTGATGGAGGCGCTATTTGCCCGCGGTATTACGCTGGTAGCGACATCAAATATTCCGCCTGACGAGCTTTATCGTAACGGTTTGCAGCGCGCGCGCTTTTTACCCGCCATCGAACAAATTAAACAGCATTGCGAGATTATGAACGTTGATGCTGGCGTCGATTACCGCCTGCGTACGTTAACTTCGGCGCACCTCTGGATGTATCCGCTCAACGCGGAGACACAGCAGGCGATGACCCGCATGTTTACGGCGCTGGCAGGGCAGGAAGCAGAGGAAAAGCCGGTACTGGAAATTAATCACCGTCAGCTGGCAACGCAGGGCGTGGCGCATGGCGTGCTGGCTATCGATTTCGCCACGCTGTGCGGGGAAGGGCGTAGCCAGCATGATTACATTGAGCTTTCGCACCGTTTTCATAGCGTGCTGCTGCTGGATGTGCCGGTAATGCACGCCCGTAGTGAAGATCGCGCCCGCCGCTTCCTGGCGCTGGTAGATGAGTTTTATGAGCGGCACGTGAAGCTGGTGGTATCGGCAGAGGCATCGCTGTTCGATATCTATCAGGGGGAACGGTTGAAATTTGAATATCAACGCTGCCTGTCGCGTCTGCAGGAGATGCAGAGCGAAGAGTATCTGCGGCTGAAACATCTCTCCTGA
- the rplM gene encoding 50S ribosomal protein L13 produces the protein MKTFTAKPETVQRDWYVVDATGKTLGRLATELARRLRGKHKAEYTPHVDTGDYIIVLNAEKVAVTGNKRSDKIYYHHTGHIGGIKQATFEEMIARRPERVIEIAVKGMLPKGPLGRAMYRKLKVYAGNEHNHAAQQPQVLDI, from the coding sequence ATGAAAACTTTTACAGCTAAGCCAGAAACCGTCCAACGTGACTGGTATGTAGTTGATGCGACAGGCAAAACTTTAGGTCGTTTAGCGACTGAACTGGCGCGCCGTCTGCGTGGCAAGCATAAAGCGGAATATACACCGCACGTCGATACCGGTGATTACATCATCGTGCTGAACGCAGAAAAAGTTGCTGTTACCGGCAACAAACGTAGCGACAAGATCTATTACCATCACACCGGTCACATCGGTGGTATCAAGCAAGCGACCTTCGAAGAGATGATTGCTCGCCGTCCTGAGCGTGTGATTGAAATCGCGGTTAAAGGCATGCTGCCAAAGGGCCCGCTGGGTCGTGCTATGTACCGTAAACTGAAAGTTTACGCGGGCAACGAGCACAACCATGCGGCACAGCAACCGCAAGTTCTTGACATTTAA
- the rpsI gene encoding 30S ribosomal protein S9: MAETQNYGTGRRKSSSARVFIKPGSGNIVINQRSLEQYFGRETARMVVRQPLELLDMVGKFDLYITVKGGGISGQAGAIRHGITRALMEYDESLRGELRKAGFVTRDAREVERKKVGLRKARRRPQFSKR; this comes from the coding sequence ATGGCTGAAACTCAAAACTACGGCACTGGTCGCCGCAAAAGCTCTTCCGCTCGCGTCTTCATTAAGCCGGGTAGCGGTAACATCGTTATCAATCAGCGTTCTCTGGAACAGTACTTCGGTCGCGAAACTGCCCGCATGGTAGTTCGTCAGCCGCTGGAACTGCTGGATATGGTTGGTAAATTCGATCTGTACATCACCGTTAAAGGTGGTGGTATCTCTGGTCAGGCTGGTGCGATCCGTCATGGTATCACCCGTGCGCTGATGGAGTATGACGAGTCACTGCGTGGCGAACTGCGTAAAGCAGGTTTCGTTACCCGTGATGCTCGTGAGGTTGAACGTAAGAAAGTCGGTCTGCGTAAAGCACGCCGTCGTCCGCAGTTCTCCAAACGTTAA
- the sspA gene encoding stringent starvation protein SspA, translated as MAVAANKRSVMTLFSGPTDIFSHQVRIVLAEKGVSVEIEQVEMDNLPQDLIDLNPYRTVPTLVDRELTLYESRIIMEYLDERFPHPPLMPVYPVARGESRLMMHRIEQDWYSLMRTIETGSGQQVENARKQLREELLAIAPLFTRTPFFLSEEFSLVDCYLAPLLWRLPLLGVELVGSGTKELKGYMTRVFERDSFLASLTEAEREMRLQARG; from the coding sequence ATGGCTGTCGCTGCCAACAAACGTTCGGTAATGACGCTGTTTTCTGGTCCCACTGACATTTTCAGCCATCAGGTACGTATCGTACTGGCCGAGAAAGGTGTCAGCGTAGAGATCGAGCAGGTTGAAATGGATAATCTGCCGCAGGATCTGATTGACCTCAACCCGTATCGCACCGTTCCAACGCTGGTGGATCGTGAGCTGACGCTATATGAATCACGCATCATTATGGAATATCTCGACGAGCGTTTCCCACACCCGCCGTTGATGCCAGTTTATCCGGTTGCGCGTGGTGAAAGCCGTCTGATGATGCACCGTATTGAGCAGGACTGGTACAGTCTGATGCGTACCATCGAAACGGGTTCCGGCCAGCAGGTAGAGAATGCGCGTAAACAGCTGCGTGAAGAACTGTTGGCTATTGCTCCGCTCTTTACCCGTACGCCGTTCTTTCTGAGCGAAGAGTTTAGTCTGGTGGATTGCTATCTGGCCCCGTTGCTGTGGCGTTTGCCGCTGCTTGGCGTTGAGCTGGTCGGAAGCGGTACGAAAGAACTGAAAGGCTATATGACACGCGTCTTTGAACGTGATTCTTTCCTTGCTTCGCTGACCGAAGCAGAACGCGAAATGCGCCTGCAAGCCCGAGGCTAA
- the sspB gene encoding ClpXP protease specificity-enhancing factor — MEMSQLTARRPYLLRAFYEWLLDNQLTPHLVVDINLPGVMVPLEYARDGQIVLNIAPRAVGNLELGNDEVRFNARFGGVPRQVTVPIAAVLAIYARENGAGTMFEPEPAYELMEGEELTQGTEETVMSVIDGDRPDNTDAEDESPEDDPPPRGGRPALRVVK, encoded by the coding sequence ATGGAAATGTCTCAACTAACCGCACGTCGTCCTTACCTGCTACGCGCCTTCTATGAGTGGCTGCTGGATAACCAACTTACGCCGCATCTGGTTGTAGACATTAATTTGCCAGGTGTAATGGTGCCGCTGGAATATGCCCGTGACGGACAGATTGTATTGAATATTGCGCCGCGCGCGGTAGGTAATCTGGAGTTGGGGAACGATGAAGTGCGTTTCAATGCGCGCTTTGGCGGCGTGCCACGGCAGGTAACGGTGCCGATCGCTGCCGTATTGGCTATTTACGCGCGTGAAAATGGCGCGGGTACCATGTTTGAACCTGAACCCGCCTATGAACTGATGGAAGGCGAAGAGCTTACCCAGGGTACGGAAGAGACGGTTATGTCAGTGATTGATGGCGATCGTCCTGATAACACTGACGCGGAAGATGAAAGCCCAGAGGACGATCCGCCGCCACGTGGTGGGCGTCCCGCTTTACGTGTTGTAAAATGA
- a CDS encoding autotransporter outer membrane beta-barrel domain-containing protein produces the protein MSKLKNHVRIKAGGVRFRKRYLAGLVSTLLVTGYSLSSSAAPIFVVDDEHEQDLKLSGGEYEAKFSDWENATIFASGPGRKIEANDITINTSDAALDNKAVSVENGAVVILNNSTINGGYLRSTGATIELNDTSINATLGSNVLSVNSNSTLNINNSTINFVNNQFGYALTTSNGATLGINNLTTNGALYIADAKGSLNNSTVNHSSIFNAVAVNNSNLAITGTKINNNHADSGTGLSLTNNSKVKFQDGHIKSAGKALEIISSEFTGKNLNITSSKNRAIEASQLSKISLTDSDIKGNIGIFANSSEVKLTDVNIDLEASPTPISYGWGLWVQNVQNCTGECGTAVITRTKIETKGDDAYGISISAGAHAKAEELTVNTSGDKAIGINLSGSNTSKIASTLTLKNSAITTSGDDAHGVVVRNGRDTKINTADLTDVTINTSGEYSAALGVWEGASVKATNLTVNNSGPNSDIFYMRDGSAALRNQLTVENSTLNNSQGNGIYGHGFSDILLKDSTITVKEKLLKAFTGSDVKLDLDNVTAKGDVTAAGDAGINMNLINASSLTGAITAAEDTNVNIKLLSGSSLTGAVNGVNSFDHQGKSWTITGDSDVKTLHNAGEIIFDQTGSAGRTLTVKGDYISDNGNLTLLTRLGDDNSLTDRLIVEGSTAGTTNLKIYNDGGLGAETNDGIKVVMVGGESNGSFRLENRVGYGGYEYFLYKGGVSDNDGNWYLRSTYEDPEIPDPEPEDPEPNPNPTPNPTPDPAPSPNPTPDRVHLVEPEVGAYIGNQAIANQMFNLRLRDRAGESLFTQPKAVGDFASTMWLRTEGGQTRSRAAGRQLKVRTNAVVTQLGGDIVQYDNGEDLLRIGVLAGYGDAHLNSHSVYTGYKAKSRVKGYSAGLYATWYSSQDLEQDGMYVDGWLQHGWFDNDVTGDSYSTISYKSKGFSASLETGYSLRLADFPTASWFIQPQAQLIWSGVHADDVNDKRGSTINSGDQDYWQTRLGVRTWLRGTSPVNRQQIFQPFVELNWLHNAEAYEADYRFATGSRRYTSSTAKDVGEFKVGLEGKLMDNFSVWGNVAHRFDDNNYSYTSGMLGVKYQF, from the coding sequence ATGTCTAAGTTAAAAAATCATGTAAGAATTAAAGCGGGTGGCGTTAGATTCAGAAAACGTTATCTGGCTGGTTTAGTGAGTACGCTACTGGTTACCGGGTACTCTCTCTCTTCCTCTGCCGCACCGATATTTGTGGTGGATGATGAGCACGAGCAGGATCTTAAGTTAAGCGGTGGGGAGTATGAGGCTAAATTTTCGGACTGGGAAAACGCCACCATTTTTGCCAGCGGGCCAGGAAGAAAAATCGAAGCAAACGATATAACAATCAATACCAGCGACGCGGCACTTGATAATAAAGCCGTTTCGGTAGAAAACGGTGCTGTAGTTATATTAAATAATTCCACCATCAATGGCGGCTACCTGCGTAGTACGGGTGCTACCATTGAGCTAAACGATACAAGCATAAATGCGACGCTCGGCAGCAATGTTTTAAGCGTAAATAGTAATAGCACCCTGAATATTAATAACAGCACTATTAATTTCGTAAATAATCAGTTTGGCTATGCGTTGACCACCAGTAATGGCGCTACGCTGGGTATCAACAATCTGACCACTAACGGCGCGTTATATATTGCCGATGCGAAAGGCTCACTTAATAATAGCACAGTTAACCACTCTTCCATTTTTAATGCTGTGGCGGTGAATAACTCTAATTTAGCGATAACCGGAACTAAGATTAATAATAACCATGCCGACAGCGGTACGGGCCTGAGCCTGACTAATAACAGCAAGGTTAAATTTCAGGATGGACATATAAAAAGTGCAGGTAAAGCGTTGGAAATTATTTCCAGTGAATTTACCGGTAAAAACTTAAATATTACTTCTAGTAAGAACAGGGCCATTGAGGCTTCCCAGCTAAGTAAAATTTCACTAACTGATTCTGATATTAAGGGTAATATTGGTATATTTGCTAATTCTTCTGAGGTAAAACTCACCGATGTTAATATTGACCTGGAAGCTTCGCCGACGCCTATTTCATACGGCTGGGGTCTGTGGGTGCAAAACGTACAGAACTGTACCGGAGAGTGTGGTACAGCTGTTATCACCCGCACTAAGATTGAAACTAAAGGTGATGATGCCTATGGTATATCAATAAGTGCTGGCGCTCATGCAAAGGCGGAAGAGCTGACTGTTAACACCAGTGGTGATAAAGCAATAGGTATTAACCTTTCTGGTTCGAATACCAGCAAGATAGCTTCTACGTTGACGTTGAAAAATAGTGCAATCACTACCAGTGGCGATGATGCCCATGGTGTAGTGGTACGTAACGGACGTGATACCAAAATTAATACGGCCGATCTGACAGATGTCACAATTAATACGTCGGGTGAATATTCGGCTGCGCTGGGCGTCTGGGAAGGGGCTTCAGTAAAGGCCACAAATTTAACTGTTAATAACAGTGGCCCGAACAGTGATATTTTTTATATGCGTGATGGTAGTGCAGCGTTGCGCAACCAGTTAACCGTTGAAAATAGCACGCTCAATAATAGCCAGGGAAACGGCATTTATGGTCATGGCTTCAGTGATATCCTGCTAAAAGATTCAACTATCACGGTTAAAGAGAAGCTGCTGAAGGCTTTTACCGGTTCTGATGTAAAACTTGATTTAGATAATGTTACGGCTAAAGGCGATGTTACTGCTGCTGGAGATGCCGGGATCAATATGAACCTCATTAATGCTTCCAGTCTGACCGGAGCTATTACCGCAGCTGAAGATACTAACGTCAATATAAAACTCCTTAGCGGTTCCAGCCTGACTGGGGCGGTAAATGGGGTAAATAGCTTTGATCATCAGGGCAAGAGTTGGACCATAACCGGCGACTCTGATGTGAAAACATTACATAACGCAGGTGAGATCATTTTCGATCAAACAGGCTCTGCGGGACGTACTCTGACCGTTAAGGGCGACTATATTAGCGATAACGGTAATCTGACGTTGTTGACGCGTTTAGGCGATGATAATTCGTTAACGGATCGCTTGATAGTGGAAGGTAGTACAGCCGGAACTACTAATCTGAAGATTTATAACGATGGTGGGCTGGGCGCTGAAACCAATGACGGTATTAAAGTGGTTATGGTAGGAGGCGAATCTAACGGATCTTTTAGACTGGAAAATCGTGTTGGTTACGGCGGTTATGAATATTTCCTCTATAAAGGGGGCGTATCCGATAACGACGGCAATTGGTATCTGCGTTCTACATACGAAGATCCGGAAATTCCCGATCCGGAACCAGAAGATCCAGAACCTAACCCTAACCCAACACCTAATCCAACGCCCGATCCGGCCCCATCGCCGAATCCTACACCGGATCGAGTCCATCTTGTTGAACCAGAGGTTGGTGCTTACATCGGTAACCAGGCTATTGCCAATCAGATGTTTAACCTGCGGTTACGCGATCGCGCGGGTGAATCACTGTTCACTCAGCCAAAAGCCGTTGGGGATTTTGCCTCAACGATGTGGTTACGTACTGAGGGTGGTCAAACCAGAAGTCGGGCCGCTGGAAGGCAGTTAAAAGTCAGAACGAATGCAGTTGTCACGCAGCTGGGGGGGGATATCGTTCAGTACGATAATGGAGAAGACCTGTTGCGTATTGGTGTGCTGGCCGGCTACGGTGACGCTCATCTGAACTCACATTCTGTTTATACGGGCTATAAAGCAAAAAGCCGTGTTAAAGGTTACAGCGCAGGCTTATATGCAACCTGGTATTCCAGTCAGGATCTGGAACAGGACGGCATGTATGTTGATGGCTGGTTGCAGCATGGCTGGTTTGATAATGATGTTACCGGTGATAGCTATTCCACCATAAGCTATAAGTCTAAAGGCTTTAGCGCATCGTTAGAAACGGGCTATAGTTTGCGACTGGCAGATTTCCCTACCGCTTCATGGTTTATCCAGCCGCAGGCGCAGTTGATCTGGTCCGGCGTTCACGCTGACGATGTTAACGATAAACGCGGCAGTACCATCAACAGTGGCGATCAGGATTACTGGCAGACCCGCCTTGGCGTGCGTACCTGGCTGCGTGGTACCTCACCGGTGAATCGCCAGCAGATCTTCCAGCCGTTTGTTGAGCTTAACTGGTTACACAATGCCGAAGCTTATGAAGCCGATTACCGCTTTGCTACTGGCAGCCGCCGTTACACCAGTTCAACGGCGAAGGATGTGGGTGAATTTAAGGTAGGTCTTGAAGGTAAGCTGATGGACAATTTCTCCGTTTGGGGAAATGTTGCTCACCGCTTTGATGATAATAACTACAGCTATACTTCAGGTATGCTGGGCGTTAAATATCAGTTCTAA
- a CDS encoding glutamate synthase small subunit, with translation MSQNVYQFIDLQRVDPPKKPLKIRKIEFVEIYEPFSESQAKAQADRCLSCGNPYCEWKCPVHNYIPNWLKLANEGRIIEAAELSHQTNSLPEVCGRVCPQDRLCEGSCTLNDEFGAVTIGNIERYINDKAIEMGWRPDMSHVKPTGKRVAIIGAGPAGLACADVLTRNGVKAVVYDRHPEIGGLLTFGIPAFKLEKDVMTRRRTMFTEMGIEFQLNTEVGRDIQLSDMINDFDAVFLGVGTYQSMRGGLENEDAPGVYDALPYLIANTHQTMGFEALADRPYINLQGKRVVVLGGGDTAMDCVRTAIRQGATHVTCAYRRDEENMPGSRREVKNAREEGVEFQFNLQPLGIEVNSAGRVCGVRVARTEMGQPDAHGRRRAEIVAGSEHILSADAVIIAFGFRPHKMEWLEPFSVELDAQGRIIAPEGHDNAFQTSNPKIFAGGDAVRGSDLVVTAIAEGRKAADGIMNYLEV, from the coding sequence ATGAGTCAAAACGTTTATCAGTTTATCGACTTGCAGCGCGTTGATCCGCCGAAAAAGCCGCTCAAGATCCGTAAGATTGAGTTTGTAGAAATTTACGAACCCTTTTCCGAGAGCCAGGCCAAAGCACAGGCGGACCGCTGTCTGTCGTGCGGCAACCCCTACTGCGAATGGAAATGTCCGGTTCATAACTATATTCCCAACTGGCTGAAACTGGCTAACGAAGGGCGAATTATCGAGGCCGCCGAGCTCTCGCATCAAACTAACAGCCTGCCGGAAGTATGCGGGCGCGTTTGCCCGCAGGATCGTCTGTGTGAAGGCTCCTGCACGCTTAACGATGAATTCGGCGCGGTCACCATCGGCAATATCGAACGCTATATCAATGATAAGGCAATTGAAATGGGCTGGCGTCCCGATATGTCACACGTAAAGCCTACCGGCAAACGTGTTGCCATTATCGGCGCAGGCCCAGCCGGACTTGCCTGTGCTGATGTATTAACCCGCAACGGCGTTAAAGCGGTGGTTTACGATCGTCATCCAGAAATTGGCGGGCTGCTGACCTTTGGTATTCCAGCCTTTAAACTGGAAAAAGACGTTATGACACGTCGCCGTACAATGTTCACTGAGATGGGCATTGAATTTCAGCTGAATACTGAGGTTGGACGTGATATTCAGTTGAGCGACATGATTAATGACTTCGACGCGGTATTCCTTGGCGTTGGCACCTATCAATCAATGCGTGGCGGACTGGAAAATGAAGATGCGCCAGGTGTGTACGATGCCCTTCCCTACCTGATCGCTAATACACATCAGACGATGGGGTTCGAAGCGCTGGCCGATCGGCCCTATATTAACTTGCAGGGTAAACGTGTTGTTGTGCTGGGCGGTGGTGATACGGCGATGGACTGTGTACGCACGGCTATCCGCCAGGGTGCCACGCATGTTACCTGCGCCTACCGTCGTGATGAAGAAAACATGCCGGGATCACGTCGGGAAGTCAAAAACGCGCGGGAAGAAGGCGTTGAATTTCAGTTTAACCTGCAGCCGCTGGGCATCGAGGTTAACAGCGCAGGACGCGTCTGTGGCGTCAGGGTTGCCCGGACTGAGATGGGCCAGCCAGATGCGCATGGGCGTCGACGGGCAGAAATTGTTGCCGGCTCCGAGCATATTCTGTCGGCGGATGCGGTAATTATCGCTTTTGGTTTCCGTCCCCATAAAATGGAATGGCTGGAGCCGTTTAGCGTTGAGCTGGATGCTCAGGGGCGCATTATCGCGCCTGAAGGCCATGACAATGCTTTCCAGACCAGTAATCCAAAAATCTTTGCTGGTGGCGATGCTGTACGCGGTTCCGATCTGGTCGTGACGGCTATTGCAGAAGGACGTAAAGCTGCGGATGGCATTATGAACTATCTGGAAGTTTGA